The following coding sequences lie in one Sphingomonas sp. M1-B02 genomic window:
- a CDS encoding acetyl-CoA carboxylase biotin carboxylase subunit encodes MFKKILIANRGEIACRVMRTAKKMGIATVAVYSDADARAPHVLMADESVRLGPAPAAESYLKAELILLAAKETGADCIHPGYGFLSERESFARACEEAGIAFVGPPPNAIAAMGDKIESKKLAKAAGVNVVPGFLGEIRDTEHAVEIASGIGYPVMMKASAGGGGKGMRLAWSEQDVREGFEATKREGLASFGDDRVFIEKFIESPRHIEIQLIGDKHGNVLYLNERECSIQRRHQKVVEEAPSPFVTPKMRKAMGEQAVALAQAVGYHSAGTVELIVSGADTSGESFYFLEMNTRLQVEHPVTEEITGLDLVELMIRVAYGEKLPLAQDEVQINGWSIENRVYAEDPYRGFLPSTGRLVRYRPPATGEGVRVDDGVTEGSEISMFYDPMIAKLITWAPTREEAIDGQIAALDAFRVDGIGHNIDFLSALMQHPRFRSGAITTGFIAEEYPEGFHGAPASQALKRKLAVIAATIDIERAERAAEISGQLNGAIAVGDHRVVLLDGERFEVSVGERVTVDGQTVEIEGEWGADNLILTALIDGESLSVGVVRQGTSWKLTAHGASHLVQVLPPHVAQYRHHMIEKIPPDMSRFLLAPMPGLLTRLHVGPGDRVEAGQPLAVVEAMKMENILRAEKAGTVKAANFAEGDSLAVDAAILEFE; translated from the coding sequence ATGTTCAAGAAGATCCTGATCGCCAATCGCGGCGAGATCGCGTGCCGGGTGATGCGCACCGCCAAGAAGATGGGGATCGCCACCGTCGCGGTCTATTCGGACGCCGATGCCCGCGCGCCGCACGTGCTGATGGCCGATGAGAGCGTGCGGCTCGGGCCGGCGCCGGCGGCGGAGAGCTATCTCAAGGCCGAATTGATCCTGCTCGCCGCGAAGGAGACCGGGGCGGACTGCATCCATCCCGGCTACGGCTTTCTTTCGGAGCGCGAGAGCTTTGCGCGGGCCTGCGAAGAGGCCGGGATCGCCTTCGTCGGGCCGCCGCCGAACGCCATCGCGGCGATGGGCGACAAGATCGAATCGAAGAAGCTCGCCAAGGCCGCGGGGGTCAATGTCGTCCCCGGTTTCCTGGGGGAAATCCGCGACACCGAACATGCCGTCGAGATCGCTTCGGGCATCGGCTATCCGGTGATGATGAAGGCCTCGGCCGGCGGCGGCGGCAAGGGCATGCGGCTGGCCTGGTCCGAGCAGGACGTCCGCGAGGGCTTCGAGGCGACCAAGCGCGAGGGGCTGGCGAGCTTCGGCGACGACCGCGTGTTTATCGAGAAGTTCATCGAGAGCCCGCGCCATATCGAGATCCAGCTGATCGGCGACAAGCACGGTAACGTCCTCTATCTCAACGAGCGCGAATGCTCGATCCAGCGGCGGCACCAGAAGGTGGTCGAGGAAGCGCCGTCGCCGTTCGTGACGCCGAAGATGCGCAAGGCAATGGGCGAGCAGGCTGTCGCGCTGGCGCAGGCCGTTGGCTATCATTCGGCGGGGACGGTCGAGCTGATCGTCTCGGGCGCGGATACCAGCGGCGAGAGCTTCTATTTCCTCGAGATGAACACAAGGCTCCAGGTCGAGCATCCGGTGACCGAGGAGATTACCGGGCTCGATCTGGTCGAGCTGATGATCCGCGTGGCTTATGGCGAGAAATTGCCGCTGGCGCAGGATGAGGTGCAGATCAACGGCTGGTCGATCGAGAACCGGGTCTATGCCGAGGATCCCTATCGCGGCTTCCTGCCGAGCACCGGGCGGCTGGTCCGCTATCGTCCGCCGGCGACGGGGGAGGGCGTCCGCGTCGATGACGGGGTGACCGAGGGCAGCGAGATATCGATGTTCTACGATCCGATGATCGCCAAGCTGATCACCTGGGCGCCGACCCGCGAAGAAGCGATCGACGGGCAGATCGCCGCGCTCGATGCCTTCCGGGTCGACGGGATCGGCCACAATATCGACTTCCTCTCGGCGCTGATGCAGCATCCGCGCTTCCGCTCCGGCGCGATCACCACCGGCTTCATCGCCGAGGAATATCCCGAGGGCTTCCATGGCGCGCCGGCCTCGCAGGCGCTGAAGCGCAAGCTGGCGGTGATCGCCGCGACGATCGATATCGAGCGCGCCGAGCGTGCGGCCGAGATTTCGGGGCAGCTCAACGGCGCGATTGCGGTGGGCGACCATCGGGTCGTGCTGCTCGATGGCGAACGCTTCGAAGTCAGCGTCGGCGAGCGTGTCACCGTCGATGGCCAGACGGTCGAGATCGAGGGGGAGTGGGGAGCGGACAATCTGATCCTCACCGCGCTGATCGACGGAGAGAGCTTGAGTGTCGGCGTGGTCCGTCAGGGCACGTCGTGGAAGCTCACCGCGCATGGGGCATCGCACCTCGTCCAGGTCCTGCCGCCGCACGTGGCGCAGTATCGGCACCACATGATCGAGAAAATTCCGCCCGACATGAGCCGCTTCCTGCTCGCGCCGATGCCGGGGCTGCTCACCCGGCTCCATGTCGGCCCGGGGGATCGGGTCGAGGCGGGCCAGCCGCTCGCGGTGGTCGAGGCGATGAAGATGGAGAATATCCTGCGCGCCGAGAAGGCCGGGACCGTCAAGGCCGCCAATTTCGCCGAGGGCGACAGCCTGGCGGTCGACGCGGCGATTCTGGAGTTCGAGTGA
- the bioB gene encoding biotin synthase BioB — protein sequence MSDTKFPSRLREGLGEGLSPGRLEQALPRPLPQAGGEIRSDWTRAEIAALFDLPFTELVFHAAEVHRARHDPHAVQRSTLLSIKTGGCPEDCGYCNQSASAETGLKATKLMDVRAVLQAAAQAKDNGSSRFCMGAAWREPKDRDMPAIVAMVQGVRQMGLETCMTLGMLTPGQAEQLAAAGLDYYNHNIDTSPENYANVISTRSFEDRIETLESVRAAGINVCCGGIVGMGETRSDRVGFIHALASLPHHPESVPVNALVPVKGTVLGDMLADTPLAQIDDIEFVRTIAVARITMPASMVRLSAGRESMSDATQALCFLAGANSIFTGDKLLTTGNAGDDKDAALFARLGLRSLEAEPQRMAAE from the coding sequence ATGAGTGACACCAAGTTCCCCTCCCGCTTGCGGGAGGGGCTAGGGGAGGGGCTGTCACCAGGCCGTCTCGAACAGGCCCTCCCCCGACCCCTCCCGCAAGCGGGAGGGGAGATCAGGAGCGACTGGACGCGCGCCGAGATCGCCGCGTTGTTCGATCTACCCTTCACCGAACTCGTGTTCCACGCCGCGGAGGTCCACCGCGCGCGCCATGATCCGCATGCCGTCCAGCGCTCGACCCTGCTGTCGATCAAGACCGGCGGCTGCCCCGAGGATTGCGGCTATTGCAACCAGTCGGCGAGCGCCGAGACCGGGCTGAAGGCCACCAAGCTGATGGACGTCCGCGCGGTGCTGCAGGCGGCGGCGCAGGCGAAGGACAATGGCTCGTCGCGCTTCTGCATGGGCGCGGCGTGGCGCGAGCCCAAGGATCGCGACATGCCCGCGATCGTCGCGATGGTGCAGGGCGTGCGGCAGATGGGGCTCGAGACGTGCATGACGCTGGGCATGCTGACGCCGGGGCAGGCCGAGCAGCTCGCGGCGGCGGGGCTCGATTACTACAACCATAATATCGATACTTCGCCCGAGAATTACGCGAACGTCATCTCGACGCGCAGCTTCGAGGATCGGATCGAGACGCTGGAGAGCGTGCGCGCGGCCGGGATCAACGTGTGCTGCGGCGGGATCGTCGGGATGGGCGAGACGCGCAGCGATCGGGTCGGCTTCATTCATGCGCTTGCTAGCTTGCCGCATCACCCGGAGAGCGTTCCGGTCAATGCGCTGGTGCCGGTGAAGGGCACGGTGCTGGGCGATATGCTGGCCGATACGCCGCTGGCGCAGATCGACGACATCGAGTTCGTGCGGACGATCGCGGTGGCGCGGATCACGATGCCCGCGAGCATGGTCCGGCTGAGCGCGGGGCGCGAGAGCATGAGCGATGCGACGCAGGCCTTGTGCTTCCTGGCGGGGGCGAACTCGATCTTTACGGGGGACAAGCTGCTGACCACGGGCAATGCGGGTGACGACAAGGATGCGGCGTTGTTCGCGCGGCTTGGACTGAGGTCGCTCGAGGCGGAACCGCAGCGGATGGCCGCGGAGTGA
- the scpA gene encoding methylmalonyl-CoA mutase — protein MSTLAEWEAAAAKEVKGRDLTWHTPEGIAVKPLYTQEDVANIDPGLPGFAPFTRGVRASMYAGRPWTVRQYAGFSTAEASNAFYRRNLAAGQKGLSVAFDLATHRGYDSDHPRVTGDVGKAGVAIDSVEDMKILFDGIPLDRMSVSMTMNGAVIPILAFFIVAGEEQGVDKSLLDGTIQNDILKEFMVRNTYIYPPEPSMRIISDIFAYTSANMPKFNSISISGYHMQEAGATQVQELAFTIADGMEYVKYGVASGLDIDKFAGRLSFFFAIGMNFFMEIAKLRAARVLWHRVMTGLGAKDERSKMLRTHCQTSGVSLTEQDPYNNVMRTTIEAMAAMLGGTQSLHTNALDEAIALPTDFSARIARNTQIVLQEETGMTKVVDPLGGSYYVEALTQELVDKAWAIIEKVEADGGMAKAVAHGWPKRMIEEAAAAQAARVDRGEQVIVGVNKYRKADEDPIETLDIDNHAVRESQIARIQRVKAARDEAACQAALEALRKAAAVSPRNGEGDHAQANGGGVPQATSSVESPLRQPAAATSPCRGGSNLLELAVTAARARATLGEISSAMEAGFGRYATQPTPVQGIYGGAYEFDAQWARLKDGVDATERRLGRKPRMLVAKMGQDGHDRGANLVSSAFGDLGFEIVPGPLFQTPSESAKLAIEKDVDVVGASSLAAGHKTLIPELIRALHDAGRADIKVIAGGVIPARDYEFLREAGVQAIFGPGTNLVQAAEEVLRLLGHNMAPVGEAAE, from the coding sequence TTGAGCACACTTGCCGAGTGGGAGGCCGCTGCCGCCAAGGAAGTGAAGGGCCGCGATCTGACCTGGCACACGCCAGAAGGTATCGCCGTCAAACCGCTCTACACGCAGGAAGACGTCGCCAATATCGACCCCGGCCTGCCCGGTTTCGCGCCCTTCACCCGCGGCGTTCGCGCATCGATGTATGCCGGGCGGCCCTGGACCGTGCGGCAATATGCCGGCTTCTCGACCGCGGAGGCCTCCAACGCCTTCTACCGCCGCAATCTCGCCGCGGGGCAGAAGGGGCTGAGCGTCGCCTTCGATCTCGCCACCCACCGCGGCTATGACAGCGACCATCCGCGCGTCACCGGCGATGTCGGCAAGGCGGGGGTGGCGATCGACAGCGTCGAGGATATGAAGATCCTGTTCGACGGCATCCCGCTCGACCGGATGTCGGTCAGCATGACGATGAACGGCGCAGTGATCCCGATCCTGGCCTTCTTCATCGTCGCCGGCGAGGAGCAGGGGGTCGACAAGAGCCTGCTCGACGGGACCATCCAGAACGACATCCTCAAGGAGTTCATGGTTCGCAACACCTATATCTACCCGCCCGAGCCGAGCATGCGGATCATCTCGGACATTTTCGCATATACCTCCGCCAACATGCCGAAATTCAACAGCATTTCGATATCCGGCTATCATATGCAGGAGGCCGGGGCGACGCAGGTGCAGGAGCTGGCCTTCACCATCGCCGACGGCATGGAATATGTGAAATATGGTGTGGCTTCGGGCCTCGATATCGATAAATTTGCCGGCAGGCTCTCGTTCTTCTTCGCGATCGGCATGAATTTCTTCATGGAGATCGCCAAGCTGCGCGCGGCGCGGGTGCTGTGGCATCGGGTGATGACCGGGCTCGGCGCCAAGGACGAGCGATCGAAGATGCTGCGCACGCATTGCCAGACGTCGGGGGTCAGCCTCACCGAGCAGGATCCGTACAACAATGTGATGCGCACGACGATCGAGGCGATGGCGGCGATGCTGGGGGGCACGCAGTCGCTGCACACCAACGCGCTCGACGAGGCGATTGCGCTGCCGACCGATTTCTCGGCACGGATCGCGCGGAACACGCAGATCGTGCTCCAGGAAGAGACCGGGATGACCAAGGTCGTCGATCCCCTGGGCGGGTCCTATTATGTCGAGGCGCTGACCCAGGAGCTCGTCGACAAGGCCTGGGCGATCATCGAGAAGGTCGAGGCCGATGGCGGCATGGCCAAGGCCGTCGCGCATGGCTGGCCGAAGCGGATGATCGAGGAGGCGGCGGCGGCGCAGGCGGCGCGGGTCGATCGCGGCGAGCAGGTGATCGTCGGGGTCAATAAGTATCGAAAGGCCGATGAGGACCCGATCGAGACGCTCGACATCGACAATCATGCGGTGCGGGAATCGCAGATCGCGCGGATCCAGCGGGTCAAGGCGGCGCGCGACGAAGCGGCGTGCCAGGCGGCGCTCGAGGCGCTGCGTAAGGCGGCTGCTGTTTCTCCCCGGAACGGGGAGGGGGACCATGCGCAGGCAAATGGAGGGGGCGTGCCACAAGCGACATCCTCCGTGGAGAGCCCCCTCCGTCAGCCTGCGGCTGCCACCTCCCCGTGCCGGGGAGGATCGAATCTGCTCGAACTCGCCGTCACGGCCGCCCGCGCGCGCGCCACGCTGGGCGAGATCAGCAGCGCGATGGAGGCGGGTTTCGGGCGTTACGCCACCCAGCCGACGCCGGTGCAGGGCATCTACGGCGGCGCCTACGAATTCGACGCGCAATGGGCGCGGCTCAAGGACGGGGTCGACGCCACCGAACGCCGGCTCGGCCGCAAACCCCGGATGCTCGTCGCCAAGATGGGGCAGGACGGGCATGATCGCGGCGCGAACCTGGTCTCTTCTGCTTTCGGCGATCTGGGGTTCGAGATCGTGCCCGGGCCGCTGTTCCAGACTCCGTCCGAAAGTGCGAAGCTGGCGATCGAGAAGGACGTCGATGTGGTCGGCGCCTCGTCGCTTGCGGCGGGGCACAAGACGCTGATCCCCGAGCTGATCCGCGCGCTGCACGATGCGGGGCGGGCGGATATCAAGGTGATCGCCGGCGGGGTCATCCCGGCGCGCGATTATGAGTTTCTGCGCGAAGCGGGGGTGCAGGCGATCTTCGGGCCGGGCACCAATCTGGTGCAGGCGGCGGAGGAAGTGTTGCGGCTGCTCGGGCATAATATGGCGCCGGTCGGGGAGGCTGCGGAATGA
- a CDS encoding enoyl-CoA hydratase-related protein — protein MSDQPILYTLDGDVAVIRLNRPDELNALTLDMLDLLAATLQRAVDDGARAVLLTGEGRAFCSGASLKQFGGSGDAGDRLRNHYNPVSQAMADLPIPIVSAINGPAAGAGVSIALGADIVIAGTHSCLLLAFANIGLVPDAGATWLIAKAAGRAKLLEMALLGEKLSAHDAKEAGLVTHVADETALFDVAMHYARRLASMPTLALGLIRKQAKAALSGTLEETLALEAAHQSVAARSEDFQEGVAAFLGKRVPEFKGR, from the coding sequence ATGAGCGATCAACCGATCCTCTACACCCTCGACGGCGACGTCGCGGTTATCCGGCTCAACCGGCCGGACGAGCTCAACGCGCTGACGCTCGACATGCTCGATCTGCTCGCCGCGACGCTGCAGCGCGCAGTCGACGACGGCGCCCGCGCGGTATTGCTTACCGGCGAGGGCAGGGCCTTCTGCTCGGGCGCCTCGCTCAAGCAGTTCGGTGGGAGCGGCGATGCGGGCGATCGGCTGCGCAACCATTACAACCCGGTCAGCCAGGCGATGGCCGATCTGCCGATACCGATCGTCTCGGCGATCAACGGGCCTGCGGCAGGGGCGGGGGTTTCGATCGCGCTGGGGGCGGATATCGTTATCGCCGGCACGCATAGCTGTCTGCTGCTGGCCTTCGCCAATATCGGGCTGGTGCCCGATGCCGGCGCGACCTGGCTGATCGCCAAGGCGGCGGGGCGGGCGAAGCTGCTGGAAATGGCGCTGCTCGGCGAGAAATTGAGCGCGCATGACGCGAAGGAAGCCGGACTGGTCACGCATGTCGCCGACGAGACGGCGTTGTTCGACGTGGCGATGCATTATGCGCGGCGGCTGGCGTCGATGCCGACGCTCGCGCTGGGGCTGATCCGCAAGCAGGCGAAGGCGGCGCTGTCGGGCACGCTGGAGGAGACGCTGGCGCTGGAGGCCGCGCATCAGTCGGTGGCGGCGCGGTCCGAGGATTTCCAGGAGGGGGTTGCGGCGTTTTTGGGGAAGCGCGTGCCGGAGTTTAAGGGGCGGTGA
- the mce gene encoding methylmalonyl-CoA epimerase yields the protein MKLGRLNHVGIATPSIAASIALYRDTLGAEVVREPFDLPAQGVKVCFVDTPNTQIELIEPLGEDSPIHGFLAKNPAGGQHHLCYEVPDILEAKAWFEGRGARLLGEPRIGAHGTLIFFVHPKDMGGVLTEIMETPKDAH from the coding sequence ATGAAACTCGGCCGCCTCAACCATGTCGGGATCGCGACGCCTTCGATCGCGGCGTCGATCGCGCTGTATCGCGATACGCTCGGCGCGGAGGTTGTCCGCGAACCGTTCGACTTGCCCGCGCAGGGGGTGAAGGTGTGCTTCGTCGATACCCCGAACACGCAGATCGAGTTGATCGAACCGCTGGGCGAGGATTCGCCGATCCATGGCTTTCTGGCGAAGAACCCGGCCGGGGGGCAGCATCATCTTTGCTATGAGGTGCCGGATATTCTTGAGGCCAAGGCGTGGTTCGAGGGCAGGGGCGCGCGGTTGCTCGGCGAGCCGCGGATCGGGGCGCATGGGACGCTCATTTTCTTCGTGCATCCCAAGGATATGGGCGGGGTGCTGACCGAGATCATGGAGACGCCCAAAGATGCGCATTGA
- a CDS encoding acyl-CoA carboxylase subunit beta, which produces MSSTIEELERRRAAARLGGGQKRIDAQHAKGKLTARERIEVLLDQGSFEELDMYVEHNCVDFGMEDQIVPGDGVVTGSGTINGRLVFVFSQDFTVFGGSLSERHAQKICKVMDMAMKVGAPVIGMNDSGGARIQEGVASLGGYAEVFQRNVLASGVVPQLSLIMGPCAGGAVYSPAMTDFIFMVKDSSYMFVTGPDVVKTVTNEIVTQEELGGAVTHTTKSGVADVAFDNDIEALLAARDFVDFLPASNREPVPERPCDDPWDRVEESLDTLIPPSASQPYDMHELLRKTLDEGEFFELQPSHAGNILIGFGRIEGRTVGVVANQPMVLAGCLDINSSKKAARFVRFCDAFDIPIVTFVDVPGFLPGVGQEHSGIIKHGAKLLFAYAEATVPKITVITRKAYGGAYDVMASKHLRGDLNYAWPTAEIAVMGAKGAVEIIFRGKTPEEIAERTAEYEARFANPFVAASKGFIDEVILPHSTRRRVALGLRKLRRKQLENPWKKHDNIPL; this is translated from the coding sequence ATGTCGTCGACGATCGAGGAACTGGAGCGCCGCCGCGCGGCTGCCCGGCTGGGCGGGGGGCAGAAGCGGATCGACGCGCAGCATGCCAAGGGCAAGCTGACCGCGCGCGAGCGGATCGAAGTCTTGCTCGACCAGGGTTCGTTCGAAGAGCTCGACATGTATGTCGAGCACAACTGCGTCGATTTCGGGATGGAGGACCAGATCGTCCCCGGCGACGGCGTCGTCACCGGCAGCGGTACGATCAACGGCCGGCTGGTGTTCGTCTTCAGCCAGGACTTCACCGTGTTCGGCGGCTCGCTGTCCGAGCGCCACGCGCAGAAGATCTGCAAGGTCATGGACATGGCGATGAAGGTCGGCGCGCCCGTCATCGGCATGAACGACAGCGGCGGCGCGCGTATCCAGGAGGGCGTCGCGAGCCTCGGCGGCTATGCCGAAGTGTTCCAGCGCAACGTGCTGGCCAGCGGGGTCGTCCCGCAGCTCTCGCTCATCATGGGGCCCTGCGCGGGAGGCGCGGTCTATTCCCCGGCCATGACAGACTTCATCTTCATGGTTAAAGACAGCTCATACATGTTCGTCACCGGCCCGGATGTAGTGAAGACCGTTACCAACGAGATCGTCACGCAGGAGGAGCTGGGTGGAGCGGTGACGCATACCACGAAGTCGGGGGTCGCTGATGTGGCCTTCGATAATGATATCGAGGCGCTGCTCGCGGCCCGCGACTTCGTGGACTTCCTTCCGGCTTCCAACAGGGAGCCCGTGCCCGAGCGTCCGTGCGACGATCCGTGGGACCGCGTGGAGGAGAGCCTCGACACGCTGATTCCGCCGAGCGCCAGCCAGCCTTATGACATGCACGAATTGCTCCGGAAGACGCTCGACGAAGGCGAGTTTTTCGAGCTGCAGCCGAGCCATGCGGGCAATATCCTGATCGGCTTCGGGCGGATTGAGGGGCGAACGGTGGGCGTGGTGGCGAACCAGCCGATGGTGCTGGCCGGGTGCCTCGACATCAACTCGTCCAAGAAGGCGGCGCGATTCGTGCGCTTCTGCGATGCGTTCGATATCCCGATCGTGACGTTCGTGGATGTGCCGGGGTTTCTGCCCGGGGTCGGGCAGGAGCATAGCGGGATCATCAAGCACGGCGCGAAGCTGCTGTTCGCTTATGCCGAGGCGACGGTGCCGAAGATCACGGTGATCACCCGGAAAGCCTATGGCGGGGCGTATGACGTGATGGCCTCCAAGCATCTGCGCGGCGATCTGAACTATGCCTGGCCGACCGCGGAGATTGCGGTGATGGGGGCGAAGGGGGCGGTGGAGATCATCTTTCGGGGGAAGACGCCGGAGGAAATTGCCGAGCGGACTGCGGAATATGAGGCGCGCTTCGCCAATCCGTTCGTGGCGGCGAGCAAGGGGTTCATCGATGAAGTGATCCTGCCGCATTCTACGCGTCGGCGGGTTGCGCTAGGGCTCAGGAAGCTGCGGAGGAAGCAGTTGGAGAACCCGTGGAAGAAGCATGACAATATTCCGCTGTAG
- a CDS encoding helix-turn-helix domain-containing protein: MVTPRRRLFEGFRLRDLRRRLVLSQAAMAARLGISVSYLSQIENNDRPITDVVLLALAREFPLEAAEIGAATETSALLRTIDAATDSSVPADRVAEGDVRRGLEQQPLLARRLVALHDAYRRTQEQLRALDDRFDTGSIDSAPLPWEEVRDWFQAEGNYVDTIDRAAETLSGLLEPGTHGLEARLRDRHGIRTLSEDGDGSQLSRFDPAARTLALNTALPPESRYFLLAHRLVRTEFAEAMRHVVAQSGAASHASRELLSVGLANYAAGALLMPYDAFRTAARDVRHDIDRLRQRFGVSFEQACHRLSTLQRPGAAGLPFFFCRVDMAGNITKRHSATRLQFARFGGACPLWVVHEAVAIPDRILVQLAEMPDGTRYVSMAKGLVKPSGSYARPPRRYAVALGCEEMHAADFVYADDLRPGGAATPIGASCRICPRADCDQRAFPPAGSVIEIDADRRSVVPYAFR; this comes from the coding sequence ATGGTGACCCCCCGCCGCCGCCTGTTCGAGGGCTTCCGCCTCCGCGATCTCCGCCGTCGCCTGGTGCTGAGCCAGGCGGCGATGGCCGCGCGGCTCGGCATCTCGGTCTCCTATCTCTCGCAGATCGAGAATAACGACCGCCCGATCACCGACGTCGTCCTTCTGGCGCTCGCCCGCGAGTTCCCGCTCGAGGCAGCCGAGATCGGCGCCGCCACCGAAACCTCCGCCCTCCTCCGCACGATCGACGCCGCGACCGACAGCAGCGTCCCTGCCGACCGGGTCGCCGAGGGCGACGTCCGCCGCGGACTCGAACAACAGCCGCTCCTCGCCCGCCGCCTCGTCGCGCTCCACGACGCCTATCGCCGCACCCAGGAGCAGCTCCGCGCGCTCGACGATCGCTTCGACACCGGTTCGATCGATTCCGCCCCGCTCCCCTGGGAGGAAGTACGCGACTGGTTTCAGGCCGAGGGCAATTATGTCGATACGATCGATCGCGCCGCCGAAACCCTGTCGGGTTTGCTCGAACCCGGCACGCACGGTCTCGAAGCGCGACTGCGCGACCGGCACGGCATCCGCACGCTCAGCGAGGATGGCGACGGCAGCCAGCTCAGCCGCTTCGATCCGGCGGCGCGCACGCTGGCGCTCAACACCGCGCTCCCGCCCGAAAGCCGCTATTTTCTGCTCGCGCACCGTCTCGTCCGCACCGAATTCGCCGAGGCGATGCGCCACGTGGTCGCGCAATCGGGCGCCGCGAGCCACGCCTCGCGCGAATTGCTGTCGGTCGGCCTCGCCAACTATGCCGCCGGCGCGCTGCTGATGCCCTATGACGCCTTCCGCACCGCCGCGCGCGACGTCCGCCACGATATCGATCGCCTGCGCCAGCGCTTCGGGGTGAGCTTCGAGCAGGCCTGTCACCGCCTTTCCACCCTCCAGCGCCCCGGCGCCGCGGGCCTGCCCTTCTTCTTCTGCCGCGTGGACATGGCGGGCAACATCACCAAGCGCCACTCGGCCACGCGCCTGCAATTCGCCCGCTTCGGTGGCGCATGCCCGCTCTGGGTGGTGCATGAGGCGGTGGCGATCCCCGATCGCATCCTCGTCCAGCTCGCCGAAATGCCCGACGGCACGCGCTACGTCTCGATGGCCAAGGGGCTCGTCAAACCCTCGGGCAGCTACGCCCGCCCGCCGCGACGCTATGCGGTGGCGCTGGGCTGCGAGGAAATGCACGCCGCGGACTTCGTCTATGCCGACGATCTCCGTCCGGGCGGCGCGGCGACTCCGATCGGCGCCTCATGCCGCATCTGCCCCCGCGCCGACTGCGACCAGCGCGCCTTCCCGCCCGCGGGCTCGGTGATCGAGATCGACGCGGATCGGCGCTCGGTTGTGCCCTACGCGTTCCGCTAA
- a CDS encoding class II aldolase/adducin family protein, whose amino-acid sequence MATAIASAQMSQAEREARQQLAACYRVFDHLGWSEMIYNHITLKVPDEEGAFLINPFGLHFSEVTASSLVKIDIDGNKLDDSTYPVNRAGFVQHALFHRHLPDAHCIAHTHTTAGMAVSSVAGGLRPVNFYACNFIGQIAYHDFEGVTVRDEEGARLLANLGDKRMMLLRNHGILVMGKTVPEAFVKHWALQRACEIQVATMSMGEPLLVSDEVVAVHQRDLHMAQVPGGPGAADFAAMVRLVDRNDKSWRD is encoded by the coding sequence ATGGCCACCGCGATCGCATCCGCGCAGATGTCCCAGGCCGAGCGCGAGGCGCGCCAGCAGCTCGCCGCCTGCTACCGCGTGTTCGATCATCTCGGCTGGTCCGAGATGATCTACAATCATATCACGCTGAAGGTGCCCGACGAGGAAGGCGCCTTCCTGATCAATCCGTTCGGGCTGCATTTCAGCGAAGTCACCGCCTCGAGCCTCGTCAAGATCGACATCGACGGCAACAAGCTCGACGATTCCACGTATCCGGTGAACCGCGCCGGCTTCGTCCAGCATGCCTTGTTCCACCGCCATCTGCCCGACGCGCATTGCATCGCACATACCCACACCACGGCCGGCATGGCGGTAAGCAGTGTCGCGGGCGGGCTTCGGCCGGTCAATTTCTATGCGTGCAACTTCATCGGCCAGATCGCCTATCACGATTTCGAGGGGGTGACGGTGCGCGACGAGGAAGGCGCGCGGCTGCTCGCCAATCTCGGCGACAAGCGGATGATGCTGCTCCGCAACCACGGTATCCTGGTGATGGGCAAGACCGTGCCCGAAGCTTTCGTCAAGCATTGGGCGCTCCAGCGCGCCTGCGAGATCCAGGTCGCGACGATGTCGATGGGCGAACCGCTTCTGGTGTCGGACGAGGTCGTCGCGGTCCACCAGCGCGACCTCCACATGGCCCAGGTCCCCGGCGGCCCGGGCGCGGCCGACTTTGCAGCGATGGTGCGATTGGTCGACCGCAACGACAAAAGCTGGCGGGACTAA
- a CDS encoding (2Fe-2S)-binding protein, with translation MSPHPVSRYTPAMTRFTVNNQPVEYKMDPRTPLLWALRDASNLTGTKYGCGTGDCGACAVDVDGGLRLACQETIGALEGTFVTTIEGLSSDRSHPVQQALIAAQVPQCGYCIPGIVMAASVLLRSNRMPSEEDIKAAIPNICRCGIYPRLIGAITDAARLARGDPALPEADVSPLPEG, from the coding sequence TTGTCCCCCCACCCCGTTTCCCGCTACACCCCCGCCATGACCCGCTTCACCGTCAACAACCAACCCGTCGAATATAAGATGGACCCGCGCACGCCCCTCCTCTGGGCGTTGCGTGACGCCTCCAACCTCACCGGCACCAAATATGGCTGCGGCACCGGCGACTGCGGCGCCTGCGCGGTCGATGTCGACGGGGGGCTGCGGCTCGCCTGCCAGGAGACGATCGGCGCGCTCGAAGGCACCTTCGTCACCACCATCGAGGGCCTCTCCAGCGACCGCAGCCATCCCGTCCAGCAGGCCCTCATCGCTGCCCAAGTGCCCCAATGCGGCTATTGCATCCCCGGGATCGTGATGGCCGCATCGGTATTGCTGCGAAGCAATCGCATGCCCTCCGAGGAAGACATAAAGGCGGCGATTCCCAATATTTGTCGCTGCGGCATCTATCCGCGGCTGATTGGCGCGATCACCGATGCGGCGCGCCTCGCCCGAGGTGACCCTGCACTCCCCGAAGCAGATGTTTCGCCCCTGCCGGAGGGCTAG